From a single Mobula birostris isolate sMobBir1 chromosome 13, sMobBir1.hap1, whole genome shotgun sequence genomic region:
- the LOC140207978 gene encoding uncharacterized protein, producing MAPQRVHTREQQFTCSDCGKGFIKSSQLKVHQRVHTGERPFTCSDCGKGFTLSSSLLIHQRFHTGDRPFTCSVCGKGFHRPADLHRHHQFHIGEKPFTCPDCGKGFTLLSHLQRHQSVHTRERPFTCSVCGKTFTQSSHLQRHWSVHTGERPFTCSDCGKGFTQTTSLLRHQRVHTGEKLFTRSERGKGFTRSSDLLAHQRVHNGERPFTCSECGKGFTCSSQLKVHQRVHTGERPFTCSDCGKTFTQSSNLQMHQ from the exons ATGGCTCCCCAGCGAGTTCATACCAGGGAGCAgcagttcacctgctcggactgtgggaagggattcattaaatcatctcaactgaaggtacatcagcgagttcacaccggagagaggccgttcacctgctcagattgtggaaagggattcactctaTCATCCAGCCTACTAATAcaccagcgatttcacactggggacaggccattcacctgctctgtctgtgggaagggattccatcGACCAGCTGACCTTCATAGACACCACCAATTTCACataggggagaagccgttcacctgcccagactgtggaaaaggattcacTTTACTATCTCAcctgcagagacaccagtcagttcacaccagggagaggccgttcacctgctcagtctgtggaaaGACATTCacccagtcatcccacctacagcgacactggtcagttcacacaggggagaggccgttcacctgctctgactgtgggaagggattcactcagacaACTagcctactgagacaccagcgagttcacactggggagaagctgttcacccgCTCAGaacgtgggaagggattcactcggtcatctgatctgctggcacaccagcgagttcacaatggggagaggccattcacctgctcagaatgtgggaagggattcacttgctcatctcaactgaaggtacaccagcgagttcacactggagagaggccgttcacttgctcagactgtgggaagacctTCACTCAATCATCCAACCTTCAGatgcacca ATAG